In Nitrososphaerales archaeon, the genomic stretch TATGGACTGCATGAGTACTGCTGTTACTGAACAGCGTTGTTAGCATTAATTCCGACTCATGCAGTTCGATCTACAACCATGAGAGGCAAGAATAATAGGCAATCAGGTCACTTTCGGATTAACTGTTAATCGACAGAAGGTATAGACACAAAGGAATTTCAAAACTGCTACTGCAACATGCCCTTCTATTGATGAAGAGTCATGGAGTTAAGGTGGTTACAGCCTATCCTATTGATACTGATAAAGGAAAATATGCTGCGCGCTATCTTTGGCCTCGCACATTAAAGCTTTTTACATCAAATGGCTTTAAAATCATGGATAGAGTGGAAGAGAACACAGTTATAGTTAGCCGTCAATTGTGACGCTTGCGCAATCCGTGAATTTGGATTGGCATGCGTTCTAGCTCTTAGAACACTAGTGTTGATACGTTCTAAAATTAAGGTTTAAGTCGGTGGCATGTGAATATAATGATGATGAAGATGGGAAAACCAAACATAGTATATTTAGTTCTTATAGGCGCAATGCTTTCTACGCCTATGTTACTGGTCAATGGACAAGTAGTACCGATTATTTCTAACATCTCACCCATTGCGGGAACGCATGGTAGCCAAATAACTATAACGGGAAGCGGATTTGATCGCGAGAATAATGACGTTGGTTTTACTAAAGTCGTACGTAAGGGAACCGAGCCTGCATATAGTGCTGGCTATGTCAACAATGTTCCTTCGCCAGATGGCAGAACACTGGTTTTCGAACTTCCAGAGCATGTTGGCGTTTGTGCATACTCTACCATGGATCCTGATTCAGGATGCATACTGATAGCATTGATGCTTGATCCAGGGGAGTATGAGGTCTTTGTGGTAAACAAGAATGGCAAGAGCAATTCGGTGTCGTTTGAGATCACAGGTAAATTATTCACCAAGATTCAGACAAGGGCAGGAGAACTTACGTTGAGCTATCATGACGGTCTTGCTACTTTAAGTGGCATCTTGCATCGTTCTACAGCATGTGTTAACTGGGTGGTGAATGTAAGCAGCACAAAGGATAACCCGCCATCACATGTAGAATTTCACATATTCGATGAGAACAAGGGTGTAATTTGCATTCAATTAGTTGGTGAACCACAGGAAATAACTGCAACAGCAATGGCAGGAGAGCATACCGAATACAAGGTGATGTTAGAGGATGAAACCGTATTTTCTGGCACTCTAGTTCAGACATTCGGACAGAAGGATGTAAACGTGCATTTGAAGATAAAGAAGAGCGTAGTACTTCTTTCAATATGGAATAACGAACAGATTGCTATTCATAAAGTAAAGATAGAGAGCGGTGCTGAAATAATTTATGCCAAGGCTAGAGGGTGGACCATTGACGAATTGGCTAATAATCAAATATTGTTGCAAAGCGATGACAGACCAATAACTGGCGGAACAAATTTGATAGTGCTACTTGCGATCGATGATAGGCATACAAGCATATCTTGGGAAGCCTTTGATGAACAAGGCATTGCTATTGCAGGCGGCGTAATGATCCCCTAGTCTATTAAATTTAGATTGAGCAATTGCTACCTAACACATTTTCCAAATCCTAATTTTTGAACTATAGGAAATAACAAATACATGAGCCTCTCTTCGCACCAAAATGTGTATTTGTAAAACGCCTTGCACATGCAAGAAGTCAGTATATCCCGCCACGTTTATTTCATTGCTAAACCATATATGAAGCGGTGGAGAATGAAGATCGTTGCAGTACTATATCCAAGGGGATCAAGTGCAAAGGAAGTCCCTGAGCTGCTGGGTTGTGCAGAGAATGCGCTGGGTCTGCGCGAGTTTTGAGTCATAGCCATGAATTGGTAGTAGTAACTGACAAGGAAATTGAGCTAGACAAACAGTTGCCCGACACAGATATCCTGATCACAACACCTTTCTGGCCTGCCTATGTTACAAGGGAAAGGATATCAAGAGGTAAAAAACTTCGCCTTATACTAACCGCCGGCGTAGGATCTGACCATATTGACCTTGCAGCGGCAGCAGAACGAGGAATTACTGTGGCGGAGATATCGGGTTCAAATGCGGTAAGTGTAGCTGAACATGTAGTTATGGCTATCCTGATCCTTTTGCACAACTTTGTCCCTGCCCACAGACAGGTGATTGACGGAAGATGGGATATTGCTGAAATAGCTGCCAGAACGCATGATCTGGAGGGTAAGACAGTTGGAACTGTGGGAATTGGAAGAATTGGCCAGAGGATCTGTGCTAGGCTGAAGCCATTTAGCGTCACCCTGCTTTACTACGACAATTACCGTCTTAGTGCTGTAGAGGAACAGGTGCTTGGCG encodes the following:
- a CDS encoding NAD-dependent formate dehydrogenase; this encodes MSHSHELVVVTDKEIELDKQLPDTDILITTPFWPAYVTRERISRGKKLRLILTAGVGSDHIDLAAAAERGITVAEISGSNAVSVAEHVVMAILILLHNFVPAHRQVIDGRWDIAEIAARTHDLEGKTVGTVGIGRIGQRICARLKPFSVTLLYYDNYRLSAVEEQVLGVRYAAFAELVAQCDVITINTPLTPETDGLFNRNMVYRMKKGAYLVNTARGRIVDRDALVEALTNGHLSGYAGDVWYPQPAPADHPWLSMPNHAMTPHYSGTTLDAQKRYAEGIRECLERFLAGKPLLREYLIVHGGKVIGASYSYAFG
- a CDS encoding IPT/TIG domain-containing protein; amino-acid sequence: MKMGKPNIVYLVLIGAMLSTPMLLVNGQVVPIISNISPIAGTHGSQITITGSGFDRENNDVGFTKVVRKGTEPAYSAGYVNNVPSPDGRTLVFELPEHVGVCAYSTMDPDSGCILIALMLDPGEYEVFVVNKNGKSNSVSFEITGKLFTKIQTRAGELTLSYHDGLATLSGILHRSTACVNWVVNVSSTKDNPPSHVEFHIFDENKGVICIQLVGEPQEITATAMAGEHTEYKVMLEDETVFSGTLVQTFGQKDVNVHLKIKKSVVLLSIWNNEQIAIHKVKIESGAEIIYAKARGWTIDELANNQILLQSDDRPITGGTNLIVLLAIDDRHTSISWEAFDEQGIAIAGGVMIP